A genomic window from Flavobacteriales bacterium includes:
- a CDS encoding BatA domain-containing protein, whose product MKFLYPQFLYALALVAIPIIIHLFNFRKFRTVYFSNVQFLKSVKEKTKSQSQLKHLLVLLSRILAIIALVLAFAQPYIPVDESSQQAQKHAVSIYIDNSFSMDAENENGRLLLTAKQHAKSIVEAYSNSDEFYILNNDFKGIQQRALNKELFSKALNAIESSAHTHSLNQIYKRQKNTLEKSTADKKDIYIISDFQKSISDINIESKDSIYSVRFIPVNPYKNANLYIDSCWLNTPNPQLQQNITLYARVKNNNSDEKRDLNIRLEVNGQQKAIASKEIANESIVELNFNVNTLGWHNGIVSLQDYPISFDDNFYFSFEVKPQLNVQHIYGKTSQASIAKLFKDDDYFNFSQHSVKQIDYARLNLSQLIILDGLEELSSGLQQSLKTAVEKGSSVLIFPHSDLKQESYDEFSYLMNIDTYGELMESSINIQSLDNKHPLFDGVFEKVEDRLNFPELKQYYPISQRSRTNGIPLLKLENKNGFLNEYLYAKGKVYLSTVGLDETFGNFSRHALFVPILYNIASHSGGKQDLFYTIGQENIGISTTGFESPMSLSNDTYEFIPEISPNGLWVSNQISEANHYRLKDNNKTTLAYLSFNYNRLESNLSLLDSEKLRSISEKQANVFFLENEIDNLSRYLQQLNTGIPLWLSCILLALFFLLVETLLIRLL is encoded by the coding sequence ATGAAGTTCCTGTACCCTCAATTTTTGTACGCCCTCGCTCTTGTAGCAATTCCTATCATTATTCATTTATTTAATTTCAGAAAATTCAGAACGGTTTACTTTTCTAATGTTCAGTTTTTAAAGTCTGTAAAAGAAAAAACGAAATCCCAATCACAGCTCAAACACCTTTTGGTATTACTCTCTAGGATATTGGCAATTATAGCCCTTGTTTTGGCCTTTGCTCAACCCTACATTCCTGTTGATGAATCGAGCCAACAAGCCCAAAAACATGCCGTTAGTATTTATATTGATAACTCCTTCAGTATGGATGCTGAAAATGAAAACGGTCGACTACTTCTAACGGCAAAGCAACACGCTAAAAGTATTGTTGAGGCCTATTCTAATTCTGACGAATTTTACATTTTAAACAACGATTTTAAAGGAATTCAACAAAGAGCACTGAATAAAGAATTATTCTCTAAGGCCTTGAATGCCATCGAGAGTTCGGCACATACCCACAGTCTAAATCAAATTTACAAACGCCAAAAAAATACACTAGAAAAAAGTACTGCCGACAAAAAGGATATTTACATTATTTCAGACTTTCAAAAAAGCATTTCTGATATAAACATAGAATCTAAAGACTCGATTTATTCTGTTCGTTTTATTCCTGTTAATCCATACAAAAACGCCAACCTTTATATCGATAGCTGTTGGCTCAATACCCCTAACCCACAACTACAACAAAACATAACACTCTATGCTAGAGTTAAAAACAATAACTCCGACGAGAAAAGGGATTTGAATATACGCTTGGAAGTCAATGGCCAACAAAAAGCGATTGCGAGTAAAGAAATTGCAAATGAAAGTATTGTAGAACTCAATTTCAACGTCAATACGTTAGGTTGGCACAACGGAATAGTAAGCTTACAAGATTATCCTATTAGTTTTGATGATAACTTCTATTTCAGTTTTGAAGTGAAGCCACAACTTAATGTTCAACACATTTATGGCAAGACCTCTCAAGCCTCTATTGCTAAACTCTTTAAAGATGACGATTACTTCAATTTTTCTCAGCATAGTGTAAAACAGATTGATTACGCTCGTCTGAACCTATCTCAACTCATTATTTTAGACGGATTAGAGGAACTATCTTCTGGCTTACAGCAAAGTCTTAAAACAGCCGTAGAAAAAGGCTCTAGCGTACTTATATTCCCCCACTCTGACCTCAAGCAGGAAAGCTATGACGAGTTTAGCTATCTGATGAATATTGATACCTATGGAGAATTAATGGAAAGTAGTATCAATATTCAATCGTTAGATAACAAACACCCTCTATTTGACGGTGTATTTGAAAAAGTTGAAGACCGATTGAACTTCCCCGAATTGAAACAGTATTACCCCATAAGTCAACGAAGTCGTACCAATGGCATCCCTCTTCTTAAACTTGAAAACAAAAATGGTTTTCTCAACGAATATCTTTATGCTAAAGGCAAAGTCTATCTTTCTACGGTAGGCTTAGACGAAACTTTCGGTAATTTTAGCCGACACGCTTTATTTGTGCCAATACTATACAATATAGCCTCTCATTCTGGTGGAAAACAAGATTTATTCTATACCATAGGTCAAGAAAATATAGGCATTTCGACCACTGGCTTTGAGAGTCCGATGAGTCTATCGAATGACACCTATGAATTTATCCCTGAAATTAGCCCAAATGGACTATGGGTTAGCAATCAAATATCTGAAGCAAACCATTATAGACTCAAGGACAACAACAAAACAACATTGGCTTATTTGAGCTTTAACTACAACCGATTAGAAAGTAACCTTTCATTGTTAGATAGTGAAAAGCTAAGAAGTATTAGTGAAAAACAGGCCAATGTATTTTTCTTAGAAAATGAAATTGACAATCTAAGCCGTTATCTACAGCAGTTAAATACGGGAATTCCTCTGTGGCTAAGCTGTATCCTATTGGCTTTATTCTTTTTATTGGTAGAAACCCTTTTAATACGATTATTATGA
- a CDS encoding pyridoxal-dependent decarboxylase gives MNNKIVMYQHWKKLTDNNIKSKVFDALENNVNYDKEYILGIPASFLDDKIFNQDSSFLKEAPFMSTLIQNPNHIGCHTLGNSERYYSGTQKIEQELLDICAVDILKGESGKYDGYVASGGTEANLQAIWTYRNYYQNVKGAKREEIAILCSSDSHYSMDKAANLLVLDIYKIDVDSDNRELIDIDVAMLKAQKDGKSYFIVIANMMTTIFGSVDNVTYLTDELLRLNCNFKLHIDAALGGFYYPFTHKDSQMTFENPHISSFTLDTHKMAQAPYGTGIFLVRKGLINHIRTQEASYIQGEDFTL, from the coding sequence TTGAATAATAAAATAGTTATGTACCAGCATTGGAAGAAATTAACAGATAATAACATCAAATCTAAAGTGTTTGATGCTCTAGAAAATAATGTGAATTACGATAAGGAATATATTTTAGGTATTCCTGCCTCTTTTTTGGATGATAAGATTTTTAATCAAGATTCTTCATTCCTAAAAGAAGCGCCTTTTATGTCTACATTAATACAAAACCCCAATCATATTGGTTGCCATACATTAGGTAATTCTGAACGCTATTATAGTGGAACTCAGAAAATAGAACAAGAATTACTAGATATATGCGCTGTTGATATTTTAAAGGGTGAGAGTGGTAAATACGATGGTTATGTAGCATCTGGAGGGACAGAAGCTAATTTACAAGCCATTTGGACGTATAGGAACTACTATCAAAACGTTAAGGGAGCAAAAAGAGAAGAAATAGCAATATTATGCAGTTCAGATAGCCATTATTCAATGGATAAGGCGGCTAACCTTTTAGTATTGGATATTTACAAAATAGATGTGGATAGTGATAATAGAGAATTGATAGATATAGATGTAGCTATGCTTAAAGCTCAAAAGGACGGAAAGAGCTATTTTATAGTCATAGCTAACATGATGACAACCATTTTTGGTTCGGTTGATAATGTAACTTATTTGACAGACGAGCTTTTGCGATTGAATTGTAACTTTAAGCTGCATATAGATGCGGCTTTAGGAGGGTTTTATTATCCATTCACACACAAGGACAGTCAAATGACTTTTGAAAACCCACATATTAGCTCCTTTACTTTAGATACTCACAAGATGGCTCAAGCCCCTTATGGTACGGGTATTTTTCTTGTTCGTAAAGGTTTAATCAATCATATCCGAACACAAGAGGCTAGCTATATTCAAGGCGAAGATTTTACGCTCTGA
- a CDS encoding ABC transporter ATP-binding protein has product MIAVKDIFKSYGDLQVLKGVNLNVDSGETVSIVGASGAGKTTLLQIIGTLDKADSGRLSINSTDLHTLNDKDLSQFRNESIGFVFQFHNLLSEFTALENICLPAFIKGTKRSDAESQAQELLSILNLKDRAHHKPNALSGGEQQRVAVARALINKPSVLLADEPSGNLDSKNADELHQLLLNLNKEMGQSCVIVTHNTSFADMADRKLTMVDGLIV; this is encoded by the coding sequence GTGATAGCAGTAAAAGACATATTTAAGAGTTATGGTGACTTGCAAGTCCTCAAAGGCGTCAATTTAAATGTTGATTCTGGAGAGACAGTATCTATCGTTGGCGCATCGGGTGCTGGCAAGACTACTCTACTTCAAATTATTGGCACTTTGGACAAAGCTGATTCGGGAAGGTTATCCATTAACAGCACAGATTTACACACCCTAAACGATAAAGATTTATCACAATTCCGAAACGAATCCATTGGTTTTGTCTTTCAATTTCACAATCTACTTTCTGAGTTTACGGCATTGGAAAACATCTGCCTACCAGCTTTTATAAAAGGGACAAAGCGTTCGGATGCTGAAAGTCAAGCCCAAGAGTTGTTGTCCATACTTAATCTCAAGGACAGAGCGCACCACAAACCAAACGCTCTTTCTGGTGGTGAACAACAACGTGTAGCAGTAGCAAGGGCATTAATCAATAAGCCGAGTGTGTTGTTGGCTGACGAGCCTTCTGGAAATTTAGACTCTAAAAATGCCGATGAGCTACATCAACTACTTTTGAACCTCAATAAAGAAATGGGGCAATCTTGCGTTATCGTTACGCACAACACCTCTTTTGCCGATATGGCAGATCGTAAACTAACTATGGTGGACGGTTTGATTGTCTAA